One part of the Pannonibacter sp. XCT-53 genome encodes these proteins:
- the pdxH gene encoding pyridoxamine 5'-phosphate oxidase, which translates to MTHIDDTSAKDLTNGDFTEAAEPFDLFAAWLADAEPKELNDPNAMALATVDPDGLPNVRMVLLKGFDPRGFVFYTNLESAKGRELLSARKAALCFHWKSLRRQVRVRGLVDLVSDAEADEYYLSRPRGSRIGAWASKQSRPLESRFALEKEVARYTAKFGIGDIPRPEHWTGLRITPLEIEFWHDRPFRLHDRVRFTRPSADVAWQKLRLYP; encoded by the coding sequence ATGACCCACATCGACGACACTTCCGCAAAAGACTTAACAAACGGTGATTTCACGGAAGCCGCAGAGCCGTTCGACCTGTTCGCGGCGTGGCTTGCCGATGCCGAGCCGAAGGAACTCAACGACCCGAACGCCATGGCGCTGGCCACGGTGGACCCGGACGGGCTGCCGAATGTCCGCATGGTGCTGCTCAAGGGCTTCGACCCGCGGGGGTTCGTGTTCTACACCAATCTGGAGAGCGCCAAGGGCCGCGAACTCCTCTCGGCCCGCAAGGCGGCCCTCTGCTTCCACTGGAAGTCGCTGCGCCGGCAGGTGCGGGTGCGCGGCCTCGTCGATCTGGTGAGCGACGCGGAGGCCGACGAGTACTATCTCTCCCGTCCGCGCGGCAGCCGCATCGGGGCCTGGGCCTCGAAGCAGTCCCGGCCGCTGGAGAGCCGCTTTGCCCTGGAAAAGGAAGTGGCGCGCTACACCGCGAAGTTCGGCATCGGCGATATCCCGCGTCCGGAGCACTGGACTGGCCTGCGCATCACGCCGCTCGAGATCGAGTTCTGGCATGACCGTCCCTTCCGCCTGCATGACCGCGTCCGCTTCACCCGCCCGTCGGCCGACGTCGCCTGGCAGAAGCTGCGGCTCTACCCGTGA
- a CDS encoding long-chain-fatty-acid--CoA ligase — protein MLGLMQDWPLTCTRLIDHAARNHGAVEIVSRSVEGPIHRTTYRELHERARQLAKRLQRQGIRLGDRLATLAWNTWRHVEVWYGAMGLGAIYHTVNPRLFPEQIAWIMNHAEDRLLFVDLTFLPIVEKIWPRLQTIEQVIVLCDAVHLPPTTLPRVVPYEDWLAEADADFAWVEVEENTAAGMCYTSGTTGDPKGVVYSHRSNVLHALCASVPDMLGLRSRDRVMPVVPLFHANGWSLALSAPLAGSALVLPGPKMDGQSIWHLLDSERVTLTAAVPTVWLMLLQHLQSTGAGLPWLERVVIGGSACPRAITRAFEEDYDVRVMHAWGMTEMSPIGTVCAPKAGKATLTGEARLDLQAKQGIAPFGVELKITDDAGTELPWDGRTFGRLKVRGPAIARAYFKAETDEVLDPEGFFDTGDVAHIDPDGYMQITDRSKDVIKSGGEWISSIDLENLAVGHPDVAEAAVIGVPHPKWDERPLLIVVPRSDTQPRAEDILAYMQGKIASWWMPDDVVFLDEIPHTATGKIRKSALREMFRAHVLPDRRPPGARDEPPR, from the coding sequence ATGCTGGGCTTGATGCAGGACTGGCCGCTGACATGCACGCGGCTGATCGACCATGCGGCACGCAACCACGGCGCCGTGGAAATCGTGTCGCGCAGCGTCGAAGGGCCGATCCACCGGACCACCTATCGCGAGCTGCACGAGCGCGCGCGCCAGCTGGCCAAGCGCCTGCAGAGGCAGGGGATCCGCCTGGGCGACCGGCTGGCGACGCTGGCGTGGAACACCTGGCGCCATGTCGAGGTCTGGTATGGCGCGATGGGTCTTGGCGCCATCTACCACACGGTCAACCCGCGCCTCTTTCCCGAACAGATCGCCTGGATCATGAACCACGCCGAGGACCGGCTGCTGTTCGTCGATCTGACCTTCCTGCCCATTGTCGAGAAGATCTGGCCGCGCCTGCAGACGATCGAGCAGGTCATCGTGCTGTGCGATGCCGTGCATCTGCCGCCCACGACGCTGCCGCGCGTCGTGCCCTACGAGGACTGGCTGGCGGAGGCGGATGCGGACTTCGCCTGGGTCGAGGTCGAGGAGAACACCGCCGCCGGCATGTGCTACACCTCCGGTACCACCGGCGACCCGAAAGGCGTTGTCTATTCCCACCGGTCCAACGTGCTGCATGCGCTCTGTGCGTCGGTGCCGGACATGCTGGGCCTGCGCAGCCGCGACCGCGTGATGCCGGTCGTGCCGCTGTTCCACGCCAACGGCTGGTCCCTTGCCCTGTCCGCGCCCCTGGCCGGATCGGCCCTGGTGCTGCCGGGACCCAAAATGGACGGGCAATCGATCTGGCACCTCCTCGACAGCGAGCGCGTCACCCTGACCGCGGCCGTCCCGACCGTCTGGCTGATGCTGCTGCAGCACCTGCAGTCGACCGGGGCGGGCCTGCCCTGGCTGGAGCGGGTCGTGATCGGTGGCTCGGCCTGTCCGCGTGCGATCACGCGGGCCTTCGAGGAGGACTATGACGTCCGCGTGATGCATGCCTGGGGCATGACCGAGATGAGCCCGATCGGCACGGTCTGTGCGCCCAAGGCAGGCAAGGCCACCCTCACCGGCGAGGCACGGCTCGACCTGCAGGCCAAGCAGGGCATTGCCCCTTTTGGCGTCGAACTGAAGATCACCGACGACGCCGGCACCGAATTGCCCTGGGACGGCCGGACCTTCGGCCGCCTGAAGGTCCGTGGCCCGGCAATCGCCCGGGCCTATTTCAAGGCGGAGACGGACGAGGTGCTGGATCCGGAGGGGTTCTTCGACACGGGCGACGTGGCCCACATCGACCCTGACGGCTACATGCAGATCACGGACCGGTCGAAGGACGTGATCAAGTCCGGTGGCGAATGGATCTCGTCGATCGATCTGGAAAACCTCGCAGTGGGGCATCCGGACGTGGCCGAGGCCGCCGTCATCGGCGTGCCGCATCCCAAGTGGGACGAGCGACCGCTGCTGATCGTCGTTCCGCGCAGCGACACCCAGCCGCGGGCCGAGGACATCCTGGCCTACATGCAGGGCAAGATCGCCAGCTGGTGGATGCCCGATGATGTCGTCTTCCTCGACGAGATCCCGCATACGGCTACCGGCAAGATCAGGAAGTCGGCCTTGCGCGAGATGTTCCGCGCGCACGTGCTGCCGGACCGCCGCCCGCCCGGCGCACGGGACGAGCCCCCTCGCTGA
- a CDS encoding RT0821/Lpp0805 family surface protein, translating to MRNLPYPTLLSKHYGLAAAILSGSLVLGGCAQISSPLASYDGPAAVDVTGSTNGAGTASDLEIDTTDRAVIALALTRAPVAGAAVEIPWLNPESGNSGTITALGREGEQVPGCMAFQTTANTIQGVKAYSGNACRDLRQELQVIGIAEAAR from the coding sequence ATGCGTAACCTTCCATATCCGACGCTCCTTTCCAAGCACTACGGACTGGCTGCGGCCATTTTGTCCGGTTCGCTCGTGCTCGGCGGATGCGCGCAGATCTCCTCTCCCCTTGCCAGTTACGACGGACCGGCGGCCGTGGATGTCACCGGGTCGACCAACGGAGCAGGCACTGCCTCCGATCTGGAGATCGACACCACCGACCGCGCGGTGATCGCCCTCGCCCTGACGCGGGCACCGGTGGCCGGCGCGGCGGTCGAGATCCCGTGGCTGAATCCGGAAAGCGGCAACTCCGGCACCATCACGGCGCTGGGACGCGAGGGCGAGCAGGTGCCCGGCTGCATGGCCTTCCAGACCACTGCCAACACGATCCAGGGCGTGAAGGCCTACAGCGGCAATGCCTGCCGCGACCTGCGCCAGGAGCTGCAGGTCATCGGCATTGCCGAGGCCGCCCGCTAG
- a CDS encoding HAD family hydrolase — translation MSPRPQTAIKAILFDKDGTLIDFQRTWSPAFSRLIETMAAGNAQTAGELARVSGFDLGQGLFDPNSPFVAGANDTVLDDWARILGVTDARGLLADMEAHLFRFGLENLAPFPTLDPTIRTLHAAGYALGIATNDTEAAARAQMEALGLSACFQHIYGYDSGHGPKPEPGMILAFSRATGLHPSEIALVGDSLHDMHAGRNAGVRRVAVTTGTVGADVLAPHADHVFGGLDDLLDWLDGMGA, via the coding sequence ATGAGCCCACGCCCCCAGACGGCGATCAAGGCCATCCTTTTCGACAAGGACGGCACCCTCATCGATTTCCAGCGCACCTGGTCCCCGGCCTTCAGCCGTCTGATCGAGACCATGGCGGCGGGCAATGCCCAGACGGCGGGTGAACTGGCCCGCGTCAGCGGCTTCGACCTCGGGCAGGGTCTGTTCGATCCCAATTCTCCCTTCGTGGCGGGGGCCAACGACACGGTGCTCGACGACTGGGCGCGCATTCTGGGCGTCACCGATGCGCGCGGCCTTCTGGCCGACATGGAAGCGCACCTGTTCCGGTTCGGGCTGGAGAACCTTGCCCCGTTCCCGACGCTGGACCCGACGATCCGCACGCTGCACGCGGCCGGCTATGCGCTCGGCATCGCCACCAACGACACGGAAGCCGCCGCCCGCGCCCAGATGGAAGCTCTCGGGCTCAGCGCCTGTTTCCAGCACATCTACGGCTATGACAGCGGCCATGGCCCGAAGCCGGAGCCGGGCATGATCCTGGCCTTCAGCCGGGCGACGGGCCTGCATCCCTCGGAAATCGCGCTGGTCGGCGACAGCCTCCACGACATGCACGCCGGGCGCAATGCCGGCGTTCGCCGCGTCGCGGTGACCACCGGAACCGTCGGGGCGGATGTGCTCGCCCCCCACGCCGACCATGTGTTCGGCGGGCTCGACGATCTGCTCGACTGGCTGGACGGCATGGGCGCCTGA
- a CDS encoding aminotransferase yields MPLTNVQARDVQSLLHPYTQLHKLVDTGPLVLEHGKGVFIYDTQGKEYLEGMSGLWCAGLGFGDEELIEAAREQLSRLPYYHLFGGKGMEPAIELAERLKDIAPMPVSKVFYTSSGSEANDTQIKLAWYYNNARGKPQKKKIISRVKAYHGVTVMAASLTGLPGNHRDFDLPVAGVLHTDCPHHYRFGEAGESEAEFVERIAGNLEALIEREGADTIAAFIAEPVMGAGGVIVPPQGYYPRIVEILKANDILFIDDEVINGFGRTGNWWGCQTMGFTPDTISCAKQLTSAYVPLGAVLLPEEMYQAFVEQSRKIGTFGHGFTYGGHPLGCAVGAKALDIYKSRDIVGRVRGLAPQFAARIGRLADHPLVGDVRCSGLVGGVELVADKASRRSFDLTQGVGLACAKACEAEGLILRAIGDTIAICPPMVISAEELDMLFDRLETALDTTEAHVRRENLR; encoded by the coding sequence ATGCCCCTGACGAATGTGCAAGCCCGCGATGTCCAATCGCTGCTCCACCCCTACACCCAGCTCCATAAGCTCGTGGATACGGGCCCGCTCGTGCTGGAACACGGCAAGGGCGTGTTCATTTACGACACGCAGGGCAAGGAATATCTCGAGGGCATGTCCGGCCTGTGGTGCGCCGGGCTCGGCTTCGGCGACGAGGAGCTGATCGAGGCCGCCCGCGAGCAGCTGTCCCGGCTGCCCTACTACCATCTCTTCGGCGGCAAGGGCATGGAGCCGGCGATCGAGCTGGCGGAACGGCTGAAGGACATCGCGCCGATGCCGGTGTCCAAGGTGTTCTACACCTCGTCGGGCTCGGAGGCGAACGACACCCAGATCAAGCTGGCCTGGTACTACAACAACGCCCGCGGCAAGCCGCAGAAGAAGAAGATCATCAGCCGCGTGAAGGCGTATCACGGCGTGACGGTGATGGCCGCTTCGCTCACCGGCCTGCCGGGCAACCACCGCGACTTCGACCTGCCGGTGGCCGGCGTGCTGCACACCGACTGCCCGCATCACTACCGGTTCGGCGAGGCGGGCGAGAGCGAGGCGGAATTCGTGGAGCGGATCGCCGGCAATCTGGAGGCGCTGATCGAGCGCGAGGGGGCCGACACCATCGCCGCCTTCATCGCCGAGCCGGTGATGGGGGCCGGCGGCGTCATCGTGCCGCCGCAGGGCTACTATCCGCGCATCGTCGAGATCCTGAAGGCCAACGACATCCTGTTCATCGACGACGAGGTGATCAACGGCTTCGGGCGGACGGGCAACTGGTGGGGCTGTCAGACCATGGGCTTCACGCCGGACACCATCTCCTGCGCCAAGCAGCTGACGTCGGCCTATGTCCCGCTCGGTGCCGTGCTGCTGCCCGAGGAGATGTACCAGGCCTTCGTCGAGCAGAGCCGCAAGATCGGCACCTTCGGCCACGGCTTCACCTACGGCGGCCATCCGCTCGGCTGTGCGGTGGGGGCCAAGGCCCTCGACATCTACAAGAGCCGCGACATCGTGGGGCGCGTGCGCGGGCTGGCGCCGCAGTTTGCCGCCCGCATCGGCCGGCTGGCCGATCATCCGCTGGTCGGTGACGTGCGCTGCAGCGGTCTGGTGGGTGGCGTCGAGCTGGTGGCCGACAAGGCCAGCCGCCGGTCCTTCGACCTGACGCAGGGCGTCGGGCTGGCCTGTGCCAAGGCCTGCGAGGCGGAGGGACTGATCCTGCGCGCCATCGGCGACACGATCGCCATCTGCCCGCCCATGGTCATTTCTGCCGAAGAACTGGACATGTTGTTCGACCGTCTCGAGACGGCGCTTGACACCACGGAGGCGCATGTCCGGCGCGAAAACTTGCGCTGA
- a CDS encoding DnaJ C-terminal domain-containing protein — translation MRDPYSVLGVPKSSTEQDIKRAFRKLAKQYHPDQNANNPDAQSRFAEINQAYEILGDKDKRQKFDRGEIDAEGKPRFQAHGFDGFSDFDPFRDAGRDAGANRGFRASGGMGGGGMGGGGFDDILNDILGGFGGRRAGAGAGYGAGAGGGAAGGAGRSSMPQAGKNVDLLLQVTLEELGRDGKARITLPSGKSVELKIPAGTEEGDKIRLRGQGQPGLNGGPAGDAVVEIRLRPHRLFEVKGSDLHLNLPLTLYEAVLGAKVRTPTLDGAVNLTIPAGSSSGKVMRLKGKGLPTKAGGHGDLLVRLEIILPPHGDEELETLMKAWKEITPYPARGPEFD, via the coding sequence ATGCGCGACCCCTATTCTGTTCTTGGCGTCCCCAAGTCGTCGACCGAGCAGGACATCAAGCGGGCTTTCCGCAAGCTTGCCAAGCAGTACCACCCGGACCAGAACGCCAACAATCCGGATGCCCAGTCCCGCTTTGCCGAGATCAACCAGGCCTACGAGATCCTGGGGGACAAGGACAAACGCCAGAAGTTCGACCGCGGCGAGATCGACGCCGAGGGCAAGCCCCGCTTTCAGGCGCATGGCTTTGACGGCTTCTCCGACTTCGACCCTTTCCGTGATGCCGGCCGCGACGCCGGCGCGAACCGCGGCTTCCGCGCGTCCGGGGGCATGGGCGGCGGCGGAATGGGCGGCGGCGGCTTCGACGATATCCTGAACGACATTCTCGGCGGTTTCGGCGGCCGCCGCGCCGGTGCCGGCGCGGGGTATGGCGCGGGCGCTGGCGGGGGCGCAGCCGGGGGCGCGGGCCGCTCGTCGATGCCCCAGGCCGGCAAGAACGTGGACCTGCTCCTGCAGGTCACGCTGGAGGAGCTTGGTCGCGACGGCAAGGCCCGCATCACCCTGCCCTCCGGCAAGAGCGTCGAGCTGAAGATCCCGGCCGGGACCGAGGAAGGCGACAAGATCCGCCTGCGCGGCCAGGGGCAGCCCGGCCTCAACGGCGGACCGGCCGGCGATGCCGTGGTGGAAATCCGGCTGCGTCCGCACCGGCTGTTCGAGGTCAAGGGCTCGGACCTGCACCTGAACCTGCCGCTCACCCTCTACGAGGCCGTTCTCGGGGCCAAGGTGCGCACGCCGACACTGGACGGCGCGGTGAACCTGACGATCCCGGCCGGATCGAGCAGCGGCAAGGTCATGCGGCTGAAAGGCAAGGGGCTTCCGACCAAGGCCGGCGGCCATGGGGACCTGCTGGTCCGGCTGGAGATCATCCTGCCGCCACACGGCGACGAGGAGCTCGAGACCCTGATGAAGGCCTGGAAGGAAATCACGCCCTATCCGGCCCGGGGCCCCGAGTTCGACTGA
- a CDS encoding magnesium transporter CorA family protein has translation MIIAYTPTSTGFARSEVPAGGTIPLTAVWIDLFNPTHEEQLAAEHLMGAEIPTREEIASIETSERLYDEPGAIVMTALLPMAARMPDPKMSSVTFVLSAKRLVTVRYGEPQSIINCSRRVQSDSTIPRNGPGILFVMLDIIIDRCADVLEEASDAFDKLSSRVFEEGLSSRQADTYRAAIRTQGRIGLQVARMHDVCASLIRLFLFLSSRATRVNLTEDQVASCKTFGRDIQSIKEHADALDTKLAFLLDATVGLVNLEQNQIIKIFSVVAVIFMPPTLIASVYGMNFAAMPELQWAYGYPYSLGLMLVSVALTFLYFRLKKLL, from the coding sequence ATGATCATTGCCTACACCCCGACGTCCACCGGCTTCGCGCGCTCGGAAGTTCCGGCCGGCGGCACGATCCCTCTGACCGCAGTCTGGATCGACCTGTTCAATCCGACGCATGAGGAGCAGCTGGCGGCCGAGCACCTCATGGGCGCGGAGATCCCGACCCGGGAGGAAATCGCCTCGATCGAAACCTCCGAGCGGCTTTATGACGAGCCGGGCGCGATCGTGATGACCGCACTGCTGCCCATGGCGGCGCGGATGCCGGACCCGAAGATGTCGTCCGTCACCTTCGTCTTGAGCGCCAAGCGCCTCGTCACCGTCCGGTACGGCGAGCCTCAGTCGATCATCAACTGCTCGCGCCGGGTCCAGAGCGACTCGACCATCCCCCGCAACGGGCCGGGCATCCTGTTCGTGATGCTGGACATCATCATCGACCGTTGCGCCGACGTGCTGGAAGAGGCCTCGGACGCCTTCGACAAGCTCTCCTCCCGCGTCTTCGAGGAGGGCCTGAGCTCGCGCCAGGCCGACACCTACCGGGCGGCGATCCGCACCCAGGGGCGCATCGGCCTGCAGGTGGCCCGCATGCATGACGTCTGCGCCAGCCTCATCCGGCTGTTCCTGTTCCTCTCCAGCCGTGCCACGCGGGTCAATCTCACCGAGGACCAGGTGGCGAGCTGCAAGACCTTCGGCCGTGACATCCAGTCGATCAAGGAACATGCGGACGCGCTCGACACCAAGCTCGCGTTCCTGCTTGACGCGACCGTGGGCCTCGTCAATCTCGAGCAGAACCAGATCATCAAGATCTTCTCGGTCGTGGCGGTCATCTTCATGCCGCCCACGCTCATCGCATCCGTATACGGCATGAACTTCGCCGCAATGCCCGAGCTGCAATGGGCCTACGGGTACCCCTATTCGCTCGGGCTGATGCTCGTCTCGGTCGCTTTGACCTTCCTCTATTTCCGCCTCAAGAAGTTGCTTTAG